One Cicer arietinum cultivar CDC Frontier isolate Library 1 chromosome 8, Cicar.CDCFrontier_v2.0, whole genome shotgun sequence DNA segment encodes these proteins:
- the LOC140919100 gene encoding uncharacterized protein produces the protein MTDKFVQPAIPRFDGHYDHWSMMMENFMRSKELWSLVEEGIPVSTIRTVPTSEAQRRNVEEAKLKDLKVKNFLFQAIDREILETILDKGTSNATKNSIEVIFFLRTKESNDLSALTIDELHGSLLVHEQRMHEPQVEEQVLKVTHDDRFGRGRGGRAFSRGGRGRGGRAFSRGGRGRGQWEEKANYVKMEEEAEEEELLLMSHMDLHQVTKEEVWFLDSGCSNHMTGNKGWFSNLEEGFCQTVKLGNDMKMNVVAKGNVRMQVNGVTQVISDVYFVPELKNNLLSLGQLQEKGLAILIQNGTCKVFHSIKGLIMQTKMSGNKMFYVSATAVSKETMCLQTELEK, from the exons ATGACAGACAAGTTTGTGCAACCAGCTATTCCAAGATTTGATGGTCACTATGATCATTGGTCAATGATGATGGAGAACTTTATGAGAAGCAAAGAGTTGTGGAGTCTTGTAGAGGAAGGAATACCAGTGTCAACAATTAGAACTGTACCAACAAGTGAAGCACAAAGACGCAACGTGGAGGAAGCCAAGCTCAAGGATTTGAAGGTTAAGAATTTTCTATTCCAGGCTATTGATAGAGAAATTCTGGAGACAATCCTTGACAAAGGGACATCAAATGCAACCAAGAATTCAATAgaagtcattttctttttgagaacta AGGAGTCAAATGATTTGAGTGCCTTAACCATTGATGAACTCCATGGAAGTCTTCTTGTTCATGAACAAAGGATGCATGAACCTCAAGTGGAGGAGCAGGTGCTGAAGGTTACACATGATGATAGATTTGGAAGAGGAAGGGGAGGAAGAGCTTTCTCTAGGGGTGGAAGAGGAAGGGGAGGAAGAGCTTTCTCTAGGGGTGGAAGAGGAAGAGGAC AATGGGAGGAAAAGGCAAACTATGTAAAGATGGAAGAAGAGGCAGAAGAGGAGGAGCTCCTGTTGATGTCACACATGGACCTGCATCAAGTCACGAAGGAGGAGGTCTGGTTCTTGGACTCAGGATGTAGCAACCACATGACAGGAAACAAAGGTTGGTTCTCTAATTTAGAAGAAGGTTTTTGTCAAACTGTGAAATTAGGGAATGACATGAAAATGAATGTGGTAGCAAAAGGAAATGTGAGAATGCAAGTCAATGGTGTCACTCAAGTAATTTCTGATGTCTATTTTGTTCCTGAGCTTAAGAATAACCTTCTTAGCTTAGGACAACTTCAAGAAAAAGGATTGGCAATTTTGATTCAGAATGGAACATGCAAAGTCTTTCACTCTATAAAGGGCTTAATCATGCAAACTAAGATGAGTGGAAATAAGATGTTTTATGTGTCAGCCACTGCAGTATCAAAGGAGACCATGTGTCTACAAACTGAGCTAGAGAAATAA